The bacterium genomic interval TTCGGCGGCCTGGGCGCTGTGGCCGCGGCAATCGCCTGGCTGGACCTGGAGGCGCTGCCGCTGACTGTAGCCTGTCTTGGAAGCTACGCTGTACTTTCCATATTCGAGTATCGGGCACTCTTCAGGCACTTAACCGCTAAAGACCGAACCTGACCATGATACATCTGCTTAATGCGGCCGTCGAGACAGCGGCCCACGGGGCGGCCGAGGCCGCCGAGCACGGCGGCGGCGGAGCTCACGACGCCGGCGAGATCATGCAGCACCTGATTGCCCATGTTTTCGACCACCCGTTGATCACCATCCCTTGGAAGCCTTTCGGCGTCGACATCTCGATCACCAAGCTCACCCTCATGATGTGGATTTCCGCCGCGCTGATCTTCATCGTGTTCCGCACCCTGGCGGTCAGGCAGCGTTCGGTGGGCGCGCGCGGGCGGTTCGTGAATTTCTTCGAGCCGTTCGTGATATACGTGCGTGACGAGATGGTCTACCCGCTGATGGGTAATGTGCGCGGCAAGCGCTACCTGCCGCTGTTCCTGACCCAGTTCTTTTTCCTTCTGTTCTGCAACCTGCTGGGCATGGTTCCCTGGATGTCCACCCCCACCGGCAACATGGCGGTCTGCGCGGCCATGTCGTTCACCACGCTGTTTACGATCTTCGCGATGGGGATGATGGAGCAGGGCGTGTTCAAGTTCTTCAAGCACCTGGTGCCCTCCGGGATGCCGGTGTTGCTGCTGCCGATTCTGTTTGTCATCGAGTTTGTCGGCATCTTCATCAAGTGCTTCGCTCTGACCATCCGTCTATTTGCCAACATGACCTCCGGGCACATCGTGATCCTCACGTTCCTGGGCCTGATCTTCATCTTCCAGAGCTATTTCGTCGCGGTCCCCTCGATCGGGTTCGCGCTGTTCATCTACATGCTGGAGCTGTTCGTCGCCTTCCTGCAGGCGTTCGTGTTCGTGATGCTCTCGATCATCTTCATCAACATGGCAATACACCCGGAACACTGAGCTTCTCCGGGAATGAGCTGAAAAACCTCATACATTCAGTAGTGGCAAACGGCAGTTCAAACACCAAGGAGGATTCAGATGCAGGGACTGATAGCTCATCTCGCGGCCGGCCTGGGCGCCGGCCTGGCTGTGATCGGTGCGGGTTACGGTATCGGCCGTCTGGCCCAGGGTGCTCTCGAGGGCATGGCCCGTCAGCCCGAGGCCGGTGGCGACATCCGTACGGCGATGATTATCGCCGCGGCGCTGATCGAAGGTATCGCCTTCTTCGCACTGGTTATCTGCATCCTTCTGGCTTTCAAGGCCTAATTTTCCGATTCAAGGAGTCGAAGGGACGGTTGGCTTATGGCTCAAACTGGTCTTCTCGACATAAACCCTGGTCTGATCTTCTGGACCCTCGTCACGTTCGTCGTGCTCCTGATCATCCTCAAGAAATTCGTCTGGGGACCGATCCTGGATGCGGTGGACCGCCGGGAAACCTCGCTGCGTGAGATGTTCGAGAACGCCGAGAAATCCCGCAGCGACGCCGACGCCCTGCTCAAGGAGTACAAGGAGCAACTGGCCAAGGCGCGTGACGAGGTCAACCGGATCCTTGAGGACGGTAAGGTCCGCGCCGGAAAGAACGCCGATGAGATTATGAACAAGGCGCGTTCCGAGGCGCAGCAGTTTATCGAGCGGGCCAAGGCCGAAATCTCTCAGGAGCGGGAAAAGGCGGTCGACGAGATCAAGCAGCAGGTGGTCAGGATCAGCCTGAACGCCGCCGAGCATCTTATCGAAAAAAGCCTCTCCGATGCGGAACATCGGGGTTTCATCGAGCAAGCAATCTCCGATATTGACGCCAGGATAAAATGACAAATTCAGTCGCAGCGAAAGAATACGCCAAGGCGTTGTTCCTCCTGGCCCGGCGCACCGACAGGATCGAGGTGATCGCCGGTGATTTCGAGGCTTTCATCCACATCCTGGAGACGGACCCGAAGCTGAGGCTGTTCCTTCTGGCGCCGCAGATCAGCGCCGAAAAGAAAGGCCAGGTCTTCCGGGATGCTCTCGGGGGCAAGGTGGATGACAATTTCCTCCGCTTCCTGCTGGTGGTGTTCGAAAAACGCCGGCATGACCTTCTGGAGGAAATCAACGTGGCGTACCACGAGGAACTCGACCGCTACTATGACCGCGTTGAAGTTGCGGCGGCCACTGCGGTGGAGATGACCGAAAGTGAGAACAGTGCTCTTTCGGCCAAGCTGGCTGGTCGCCTGGGTAAAAAAATCGTGCTCAGGACTAAAGTCGATCCGCGCCTCCTGGGCGGGCTGGTCTGCCGAATCGGGGACGTGGTTTACGACGGGAGCCTGCGCCGGCGCATCGACCGTCTATACCACCAGATGTTGAAAGCGCAATAGCAAGTCTAAGGAGTCGGACTGTTATGAAGAAGATACAATCCGAAGAGATCAGCGCCATCCTTCTGCGCGAGATCGAGAACTTCGACAAGGAGCTCGATGTCGAGGAAGTTGGCACTGTGCTCGAGGTGGGCGACGGGATAGCCCGCGTGTACGGCCTTAGCCGCTGCATGGCAGGCGAGATGCTCGATTTCGGCAACGACATCTACGGCCTGGCCCTGAACCTCGAGGAGAACAACATCGGCGTGGTCATCCTGGGCGATTATGTGCATATCCGCGAGGGAGACCAGGTCAAGCTCACTGGCCGCGTGCTGGAAGTGCCGACCGGCAAGGCCCTGGTCGGCCGTGTGGTCAACCCGCTGGGCCAGCCGCTGGACGGCAAGGGTCCGATCGTGACCGACCGCAGCCGTCTGGTGGAGTTCCGCGCCCCCGGCGTGGTCTACCGTCAGCCGGTCAAGCAGCCGCTCCAGACCGGAGTCAAGGCAGTGGACTCGATGATCCCCATCGGCCGTGGTCAGCGCGAGCTGATCATCGGCGACCGCGGCACCGGCAAGACCGCCATCGCGGTGGATGCGATCATCAACCAGAAAGGCCTGGGCGTGATCTGCGTCTACGTGGCCATCGGACAGAAATCCTCCAGTGTAGCCGCGGTGGTCGAGCGTCTGCGCGAGCACGGGGCGATGGATTACACCATCGTGGTCTCGGCCTCGGCCAGCGACCCGGCCCCGTTGCAGTACATCGCCCCCTACGCCGGGGCGGCGATGGCCGAGGAGTTCATGTACGACAAGGAAAACCGCTACGAGATCCACGACACGCTCTGTATCTATGACGATCTGTCGAAGCAGGCCACGGCCTATCGCCAGCTCAGTCTCCTGCTGCGCCGTCCGCCCGGACGCGAAGCGTACCCCGGCGACGTGTTCTACCTGCACAGCCGTCTGCTGGAGCGCGCGGCCAAACTGAGCGACGAGATGGGCGGCGGCAGCATGACCGCCCTGCCGATCATCGAGACCCAGGCGGGCGACGTTTCGGCCTACATCCCGACCAACGTGATCTCGATCACCGACGGCCAGATATACCTGGAGCCGAACCTGTTCTTCTCGGGCGTGCGGCCCGCGATCAATGTCGGCATCTCGGTCAGCCGTGTCGGCGGCAACGCACAGATCAAGGCGATGAAGAAAGTCGCCGGCAGCCTGCGTATCGACCTGGCCCAGTACCGCGAGCTGGAGGCTTTCGCCCAGTTCGGCTCCGACCTGGACAAGGCCACTCAGCGCCAGTTGGCTCGTGGCGCGCGCCTGGTGGAAATCCTGAAGCAGCCGCAGTACCGCCCGATGCCGGTCCAGGAGCAGGTGGTGCTGATCTACGCCGCCACCAAGGGGATGCTGGACGTGCTGCCCGTAGACTCGCTGTTCCGCTTCGAGCAGGAGTTCCTCGAAGCCATGCGCACCCGCCATGCCGACCTGCTGGAGCGCGTGGCCAAGGAGAAAGACCTGCCCGAGGACCTGAGCAAGACGCTGGACAAGGTGATCGGCGAGTTCGTGGAACAGTTCGGCAAGACCGTTTGACACTCTCTGCCGCGACTGACTGATGCAGTTTCGCCCTCCGGCTGACTGCACGGGAAGGTTTTCCCGTGCCCGGCGGAGGAAAAGCCGCGGGCGCCGCACCGGCGACCCGTCGGTTGACAGACAACGTGACCTTTCTGTGACGCTATGGCAAAAGCACGCGAGATAAAAAAGCGGATCACCGCGGTCCGGACGACGCGCAAAATCACGCGCACGATGGAGATGGTCTCCACCTCCAAGCTCAAGCGTTTCCAGGACATGGCCGTTGCCTCGCGCCCCTACTCCGAGGCGCTGGGTGAGGTCTTGAAAGCCCTGAGGAGCTCGCCCGCGGCCAAATCGCACCCGCTGATCGTGGAGCGGACGCCGCTCAAACGGGTGGGCCTGGTGGCCCTGACCTCCAACCGCGGCCTCTGCGGTGCTTTCAACAACAGCATCGCGCGCCTGACTTTGGAAAAGTGCAAGGAATACAAGTCCAAGGGTATCGAGGTGGACCTGTTCCTGCTGGGTAAGAAAGGCAACGCTTTCTTCCGTCACCGGAACCTTCCGGCGGCCTACTCCGACATCACGCTGGCCGACCAGTTCACCTCGGAAGGTAGTGTGGAGTTCGCCCGCCTGCTGATGCAAAAATTCCTGTCCGGTGAGATTGACCAGGTGGAGGTGGCCTACAGCCGCTTTCTCTCGGCCGGCTCGCAGAGCATCCGCATGGAGCGCCTGCTGCCGTTGGCCGCTCCGACCGGCTCGGAGCGCGAGGCCACCGAGACCGATTTCATCTTCGATCCCTCGGCGGACGAGATAGTGGAGGCAGTCCTTCCACTGGCCCTGCGCAGCACGGTCTACCGGATGGTGGTGGAAAATATCGCCAGCGAGCACGCCGCGAGGCGCAACGCGATGAAGCTGGCCACGGACAATGCGGATGAGATGATCACTTTCCTCACCCGCAGCTTTAACCGCGAGCGTCAGTCACAGATTACGCAGGAGCTGACCGAGATCATCGGCGGTTCCAACGCAATCGCCTGAGCCGCTCGACAAGAGACGAAATAAAGTGTCGGGAGTCAATCTATCCGCTTGAAGTGAGGCCGCCCCATGAACACGGGAAAAGTGGTACAGGTAATCGGTCCGGTCATTGATGTCGAGTTCGACCCCGACAAGGTGCCGGACATTTTCACCGCGCTGGTGCTCGAAGACAAGTCCGGCAAGGAGACCATTCGCCTTGTGGCGGAGGTC includes:
- the atpB gene encoding F0F1 ATP synthase subunit A — encoded protein: MIHLLNAAVETAAHGAAEAAEHGGGGAHDAGEIMQHLIAHVFDHPLITIPWKPFGVDISITKLTLMMWISAALIFIVFRTLAVRQRSVGARGRFVNFFEPFVIYVRDEMVYPLMGNVRGKRYLPLFLTQFFFLLFCNLLGMVPWMSTPTGNMAVCAAMSFTTLFTIFAMGMMEQGVFKFFKHLVPSGMPVLLLPILFVIEFVGIFIKCFALTIRLFANMTSGHIVILTFLGLIFIFQSYFVAVPSIGFALFIYMLELFVAFLQAFVFVMLSIIFINMAIHPEH
- the atpE gene encoding ATP synthase F0 subunit C — its product is MQGLIAHLAAGLGAGLAVIGAGYGIGRLAQGALEGMARQPEAGGDIRTAMIIAAALIEGIAFFALVICILLAFKA
- the atpF gene encoding F0F1 ATP synthase subunit B produces the protein MAQTGLLDINPGLIFWTLVTFVVLLIILKKFVWGPILDAVDRRETSLREMFENAEKSRSDADALLKEYKEQLAKARDEVNRILEDGKVRAGKNADEIMNKARSEAQQFIERAKAEISQEREKAVDEIKQQVVRISLNAAEHLIEKSLSDAEHRGFIEQAISDIDARIK
- the atpH gene encoding ATP synthase F1 subunit delta → MTNSVAAKEYAKALFLLARRTDRIEVIAGDFEAFIHILETDPKLRLFLLAPQISAEKKGQVFRDALGGKVDDNFLRFLLVVFEKRRHDLLEEINVAYHEELDRYYDRVEVAAATAVEMTESENSALSAKLAGRLGKKIVLRTKVDPRLLGGLVCRIGDVVYDGSLRRRIDRLYHQMLKAQ
- the atpA gene encoding F0F1 ATP synthase subunit alpha; translated protein: MKKIQSEEISAILLREIENFDKELDVEEVGTVLEVGDGIARVYGLSRCMAGEMLDFGNDIYGLALNLEENNIGVVILGDYVHIREGDQVKLTGRVLEVPTGKALVGRVVNPLGQPLDGKGPIVTDRSRLVEFRAPGVVYRQPVKQPLQTGVKAVDSMIPIGRGQRELIIGDRGTGKTAIAVDAIINQKGLGVICVYVAIGQKSSSVAAVVERLREHGAMDYTIVVSASASDPAPLQYIAPYAGAAMAEEFMYDKENRYEIHDTLCIYDDLSKQATAYRQLSLLLRRPPGREAYPGDVFYLHSRLLERAAKLSDEMGGGSMTALPIIETQAGDVSAYIPTNVISITDGQIYLEPNLFFSGVRPAINVGISVSRVGGNAQIKAMKKVAGSLRIDLAQYRELEAFAQFGSDLDKATQRQLARGARLVEILKQPQYRPMPVQEQVVLIYAATKGMLDVLPVDSLFRFEQEFLEAMRTRHADLLERVAKEKDLPEDLSKTLDKVIGEFVEQFGKTV
- the atpG gene encoding ATP synthase F1 subunit gamma; translation: MAKAREIKKRITAVRTTRKITRTMEMVSTSKLKRFQDMAVASRPYSEALGEVLKALRSSPAAKSHPLIVERTPLKRVGLVALTSNRGLCGAFNNSIARLTLEKCKEYKSKGIEVDLFLLGKKGNAFFRHRNLPAAYSDITLADQFTSEGSVEFARLLMQKFLSGEIDQVEVAYSRFLSAGSQSIRMERLLPLAAPTGSEREATETDFIFDPSADEIVEAVLPLALRSTVYRMVVENIASEHAARRNAMKLATDNADEMITFLTRSFNRERQSQITQELTEIIGGSNAIA